From Salvia splendens isolate huo1 chromosome 3, SspV2, whole genome shotgun sequence, a single genomic window includes:
- the LOC121793744 gene encoding protein STAY-GREEN 1, chloroplastic-like, protein MVTLETSLLPSKLRLSNCPSSLLITRKDKKKELVARLVGPAIFEASKLKVVYLGVNNNQEKMEHQKLPRTYTLTHCDIISKLTLAISQTINTSQVQGWYNKLQRDEVVGVWKKIKGKMSLHVHCHISGGHFLLDFFCEAQILYLLQRTPCG, encoded by the exons aTGGTGACATTAGAAACATCTTTACTTCCATCAAAGCTAAGGCTATCCAATTGCCCTTCCTCTCTTCTTATCACAAGGAAAGACAAGAAGAAAGAACTA GTAGCCAGGTTGGTGGGGCCTGCAATTTTTGAAGCATCAAAGCTTAAAGTTGTGTACCTAGGGGTTAACAATAATCAAGAAAAAATGGAGCACCAAAAACTTCCAAGAACTTACACACTCACACACTGTGACATCATCTCTAAGCTCACTCTTGCAATCTCACAAACCATCAACACCTCTCAG GTGCAAGGATGGTACAACAAATTACAAAGAGATGAAGTGGTGGGTGTTTGGAAGAAGATCAAAGGAAAAATGTCACTGCATGTGCATTGTCACATTAGTGGTGGACACTTTCTTTTGGACTTTTTTTGCGAAGCTCAGATATTATATCTTCTGCAAAGAACTCCCTGTG